The Sorangiineae bacterium MSr11367 genome window below encodes:
- a CDS encoding protein kinase, with translation MLKPGDTFERYTIEAQLGEGGMGCVYRAHDTRLQRRVALKVISEEQRDGQVDAEANARLLREARVAAALDHPNVVSIFDVGEYEGTPFIVMELVSGRTLRDAVGDDSIPRATCVAQLADVARALGVAHERGLVHRDIKPENVMIRQDGVVKVVDFGIARRQRGSDPHDETETPAIPTLTIEGVKLGTPVYMAPEQIRGDALDGRTDQFAWGVVAYERLAGRLPWRGSNDAIAVMASVLTDRVDRAPLDQAAVPRAIQDVILRALEKRPEDRFSSMHEVVQALDAAVREGSERGAANRPQTRKLPQSATDAQRFSTAEVRDVLAQAIEQQAERQGATKLGFEELLAVAAEVGIDPDSLREASRALRAGKQEPSAADRDFVRRRDVWIRQQRLNLYRHAGVYGIVNAGILVLGLVLLSFTPWWIWFLPLLGWGIGLAIHALVALTSSEEDFREHEAGMTWWHEHQRRRRDDLMARRAPREAARIEASARGARFERSPARVRVARVNTGRERDAEEAEEEAEAIEEARQGEQRRR, from the coding sequence GTGCTGAAGCCGGGAGACACGTTCGAGCGTTACACGATCGAGGCCCAACTCGGGGAGGGAGGGATGGGCTGCGTCTACCGCGCCCACGACACGCGGCTGCAGAGGCGCGTGGCCCTCAAGGTCATCTCCGAAGAGCAGCGCGATGGGCAGGTTGACGCCGAGGCCAACGCTCGCCTCCTCCGCGAGGCCCGCGTTGCGGCGGCACTCGATCATCCCAACGTCGTCTCCATCTTCGACGTCGGCGAGTACGAGGGGACGCCGTTCATCGTCATGGAGCTCGTCTCGGGTCGGACACTGCGCGACGCCGTTGGCGATGATTCCATCCCACGGGCGACGTGCGTCGCGCAGCTCGCCGACGTGGCCCGGGCGCTCGGTGTGGCGCACGAGCGAGGACTCGTCCACCGCGACATCAAGCCCGAGAACGTGATGATTCGGCAGGACGGGGTGGTGAAGGTCGTCGACTTCGGCATCGCCCGTCGCCAGCGCGGCAGCGATCCCCACGACGAAACCGAGACGCCCGCCATTCCGACGCTCACCATCGAGGGCGTCAAGCTGGGAACCCCTGTCTACATGGCTCCCGAGCAAATCCGCGGCGACGCGCTCGACGGTCGCACCGACCAGTTCGCGTGGGGCGTCGTCGCATACGAACGGCTCGCGGGGCGGCTTCCTTGGCGCGGATCGAATGATGCGATTGCCGTCATGGCGTCGGTGCTCACGGATCGCGTCGACCGCGCCCCACTCGATCAGGCCGCGGTGCCGCGGGCCATCCAGGACGTGATCCTCCGCGCCCTCGAGAAGCGCCCCGAGGACCGCTTCTCCTCCATGCACGAGGTGGTGCAGGCGCTCGATGCCGCCGTTCGCGAAGGCAGCGAGCGCGGAGCGGCGAATCGCCCGCAAACCCGTAAGCTGCCGCAGAGCGCGACCGATGCGCAGCGTTTCTCGACGGCCGAGGTCCGCGATGTGCTCGCCCAGGCCATCGAGCAGCAAGCCGAGCGCCAGGGGGCGACCAAGCTTGGCTTCGAGGAGCTCCTCGCCGTCGCGGCCGAAGTGGGTATCGACCCCGATTCCCTGCGGGAGGCCAGCCGCGCACTGCGAGCCGGCAAGCAGGAGCCGAGCGCCGCGGACCGCGATTTCGTGAGGCGGCGCGATGTCTGGATCCGCCAACAGCGCCTGAACCTCTATCGCCATGCGGGGGTCTACGGGATCGTCAACGCGGGCATCCTGGTCCTCGGCCTGGTTCTCCTGAGCTTCACCCCATGGTGGATCTGGTTCTTGCCCCTGCTTGGCTGGGGCATCGGCCTGGCCATTCACGCACTCGTCGCGCTGACATCGAGCGAGGAAGACTTCAGGGAGCACGAAGCGGGGATGACGTGGTGGCACGAGCACCAGCGGCGCCGGCGCGACGATCTCATGGCACGCAGAGCTCCCCGCGAGGCGGCGCGGATCGAGGCTTCTGCAAGGGGAGCGAGATTCGAGCGGTCACCGGCAAGGGTGCGCGTTGCACGGGTCAACACCGGCCGCGAGCGAGATGCCGAAGAGGCCGAGGAGGAGGCCGAGGCCATCGAGGAGGCGCGCCAGGGGGAGCAAAGGCGAAGGTAA
- a CDS encoding enoyl-CoA hydratase/isomerase: MAILNRATTDYETLRVRFEEDICYLQFHRPEANNTINDRLVEECGQVLELCRENAKIVILEGLPEVFCFGADFQQIQADLESTSHQAQKDPEPIYDLWLQLARGPYLTIAHVRGKANAGGVGFVAACDVVLADDKAVFSLSELLFGLIPACVLPFLIRRVGLSKAHHMTLMTQPISAKQALEWGLVDACEANSDNLLRKYLLRLRRLSKQSIDRYKTYMNSLSDILIASKPQALATNRAVFSDTSNLQNIARYVKTGKFPWE; the protein is encoded by the coding sequence ATGGCTATCTTGAACCGGGCAACGACAGATTACGAAACACTCCGCGTCAGATTCGAAGAGGATATTTGCTACCTCCAGTTCCATCGCCCGGAGGCAAACAATACCATCAACGATCGACTCGTCGAGGAATGCGGGCAGGTACTCGAGCTGTGCAGGGAGAACGCCAAGATCGTGATCCTGGAAGGTTTACCGGAGGTTTTCTGTTTTGGGGCGGACTTCCAGCAGATTCAAGCAGACCTCGAGAGCACATCGCACCAGGCGCAAAAAGATCCGGAGCCTATTTATGATCTCTGGTTGCAGTTGGCCAGAGGCCCCTATTTGACAATTGCTCACGTGCGCGGCAAGGCCAATGCCGGTGGGGTTGGCTTCGTCGCCGCCTGTGATGTGGTGCTGGCCGACGATAAAGCGGTATTCAGCCTGTCCGAACTGCTCTTCGGCCTGATTCCGGCCTGTGTACTGCCGTTCTTGATTCGCCGCGTGGGCCTTTCCAAGGCTCACCATATGACCCTGATGACTCAACCTATCTCCGCCAAACAGGCCCTGGAGTGGGGGCTGGTCGATGCCTGTGAAGCCAATAGCGACAATCTCCTGCGGAAGTACCTATTACGTCTGAGGCGGCTATCCAAGCAAAGCATTGACCGCTACAAAACGTACATGAACAGCTTGAGCGATATCTTGATCGCGTCCAAGCCGCAGGCGCTCGCCACCAATCGTGCCGTGTTTTCCGATACGAGCAATCTGCAAAATATCGCGCGCTATGTGAAAACAGGGAAATTTCCCTGGGAATGA